A stretch of Thermodesulfovibrionales bacterium DNA encodes these proteins:
- the speD gene encoding adenosylmethionine decarboxylase encodes MYALGAHLLVELKDCNPAILRSLEEVRDALVSAAKEAKATIVDISFHEFSPFGISGMVVIAESHLSIHTWPEYGYAAVDIFTCGDVIKPEVAAAYLIGRFESKSPSIVEMKRGILSHENIKLPHKCTGDTELQVA; translated from the coding sequence GGATTGCAACCCTGCAATTCTCAGGAGTCTCGAAGAGGTTCGGGACGCTCTGGTCTCTGCAGCAAAGGAAGCAAAGGCCACGATCGTAGATATTTCCTTCCATGAATTCAGTCCCTTCGGAATCAGCGGTATGGTAGTCATAGCAGAGTCACATCTGTCTATTCATACATGGCCGGAGTATGGCTATGCTGCGGTTGATATTTTCACGTGTGGCGACGTAATCAAGCCTGAGGTGGCTGCCGCCTATCTTATCGGGCGGTTCGAGAGCAAGAGCCCGTCTATCGTGGAAATGAAACGGGGGATCCTCTCACACGAGAACATCAAGCTGCCTCACAAGTGCACCGGCGACACGGAGCTGCAGGTAGCGTAA